The following proteins are encoded in a genomic region of Xylocopa sonorina isolate GNS202 chromosome 14, iyXylSono1_principal, whole genome shotgun sequence:
- the LOC143430529 gene encoding parkin coregulated gene protein, whose amino-acid sequence MVNERELWHEIRKDIPQYKKRKPRVVPAFTIQALQENTVVEKPPRVGLYKPQPPKPSTFRKFYEWGVFPVALEKDKYGTKLSWKVNIEDLDFHHYLPLFFDGLTETEQPIKFIVEQGISDMLENGGPKILPVVPQLIIPIKKALNTKMPVIICTTLRAVQNLVRSADCVGEALVPYFRQILPVLNLLKDKNV is encoded by the exons ATGGTAAATGAACGAGAATTGTGGcacgaaatacgaaaagatataCCGCAATATAAAAAGAGGAAACCCAGAGTTGTACCTGCCTTTACGATTCAAGCTTTACAG GAAAATACCGTAGTTGAAAAACCTCCCCGTGTTGGACTATACAAACCTCAACCACCTAAACCATCAACTTTTCGAAAATTCTATGAATGGGGCGTATTTCCAGTTGCGTTAGAAAAGGATAAATATGGTACAAAACTTAGCTGGAAAGTTAATATCGAGGATTTAGATTTTCACCATTATTTGCCATTATTTTTCGATGGCTTAACAGAAACTGAACAACCAATTAAATTTATAGTAGAACAAGGAATATCCGATATGTTAGAAAATGGAGGTCCAAAAATTTTACCGGTTGTACCACAATTGATAATTCCTATTAAAA AAGctttaaatacaaaaatgccTGTAATTATTTGTACCACGTTGAGAGCTGTTCAGAATCTTGTACGCTCGGCAGATTGTGTTGGAGAAGCATTGGTACCGTATTTTAGACAAATTTTACCAGTTCTAAACTTATTAAAAGATAAAAATG TTTAA
- the LOC143430512 gene encoding venom acid phosphatase Acph-1, which translates to MRVVVSVLTINSVLCILTNPANCIPELQLLQIVFAHKTYAPILDLINGNDTNLPSNLTYEHFNTAPLGMPNTGMLNMYNLGVHLREVYDEFLGELYTHETMKMQTAEYSLSMMSGQLVNAGLWPPSGIQKWSDDMNWQPIPTDYVIAEKDTLLLGVQCPSFVLEMGKALNADEMQERLSRHSLLFHHVSQYTGRKIEKPTEIALLYAVLETRADLNQSLPKWAEDIFPDGEMYNVSLLEYDLLGQTLLQKQLNGGTIIKEILANSLMYIHGSIPKERKLMMYSGNDRNIVGILKGLNLWTPHIPNEAASVIFELHYDNETKTHGIKINYYTGVDNITIPLKISNCTEICPIETFSSLMLEMLPENAERLCNWRKIDLSDNQVVLNDAIYNRSAVSHKFESILFILLLIITTSVA; encoded by the exons ATGAGAGTGGTCGTGTCTGTGCTAACGATAAACAGCGTACTATGCATCTTAACGAATCCTGCTAATTGCATCCCAGAATTACAGCTACTGCAGATT GTGTTTGCCCATAAAACGTACGCACCAATCTTGGACTTGATAAACGGCAATGACACGAATTTACCAAGCAATTTAACTTACGAACACTTTAATACCGCTCCACTCGGCATGCCTAAC ACCGGCATGCTTAACATGTACAACCTAGGAGTCCATTTACGTGAGGTGTACGATGAATTTTTGGGCGAGCTTTACACGCACGAAACGATGAAAATGCAAACGGCTGAATACTCGTTGTCGATGATGTCCGGTCAATTGGTGAACGCTGGTCTTTGGCCTCCGTCAGGGATTCAAAAATGGAGCGACGATATGAACTGGCAGCCAATACCCACAG ATTACGTGATCGCAGAGAAAGACACTCTATTACTCGGTGTACAGTGTCCAAGTTTCGTCCTCGAAATGGGAAAAGCGTTGAACGCGGATGAAATGCAGGAACGATTGTCGCGTCATTCACTTTTGTTCCATCACGTGTCCCAGTACACTGGAAGAAAAATCGAAAAACCGACAGAAATAGCTCTATTGTACGCTGTTCTTGAAACGAGA GCTGATTTGAATCAATCGCTTCCAAAATGGGCAGAAGATATTTTTCCCGATGGCGAAATGTACAATGTGTCTTTGCTGGAATACGATCTCCTTGGGCAAACCCTCCTGCAAAAGCAGCTGAATGGTGGAACGATTATAAAAGAAATATTAGCAAATTCGTTAATGTACATTCACGGAAGCATACCTAAAGAACGAAAGCTTATGATGTACAGCGGTAACGATAGAAATATCGTTGGTATCTTAAAAGGTTTAAATTTGTGGACACCACATATTCCTAACGAGGCTGCTTCTGTCATTTTCGAACTGCATTATGACAATGAGACAAAAACTCATGGAATTAAG ATCAATTATTACACTGGAGTGGATAATATCACTATTCCTCTGAAAATATCAAATTGTACAGAGATCTGCCCCATCGAAACATTTTCATCTTTGATGTTGGAAATGTTACCAGAAAATGCAGAACGATTATGTAATTGGAGGAAGATCGATCTCTCTGATAATCAGGTGGTATTGAATGATGCTATTTACAATAGATCTGCTGTTTCGCATAAATTTGAaagtattttatttattcttttACTGATTATTACTACGTCTGTAGCTTAA
- the LOC143430467 gene encoding mitochondrial import inner membrane translocase subunit Tim13, with amino-acid sequence MNALAPETLTEKEKSELMQQIKQEVAVANAQELLSKMSEKCFKKCIVKPGTSLDSSEQKCVAMCMDRYMDAYNLVLKTYSARIQREHDRM; translated from the exons ATGAATGCACTTGCGCCCGAAACCTTAACCGAAAAGGAAAAAAGTGAACTTATGCAACAAATTAAACAAGAAGTTGCCGTTGCAAATGCACAAGAGTTACTTTCG AAAATGTCAGAGAAATGTTTCAAAAAGTGCATTGTCAAGCCAGGCACTTCTCTCGATAGTTCCGAACAG AAATGTGTAGCAATGTGTATGGACCGATATATGGATGCATATAATCTTGTATTAAAAACGTATAGCGCTCGAATACAAAGAGAGCATGACAGAATGTAA
- the LOC143430464 gene encoding EEF1A lysine methyltransferase 1: protein MYESDDDDLQLCPTTLAALNEFLKEKEERENQLKCSLENPNLDVSFEEDWQLSQFWYDDETTDALVKGAINSTEPNGKIALISCPTLYNKLKKNCGDRQVTLFEYDVRFKVYDSDFVPYDYKFPLNIPRESSNSYDLVIADPPFLSDECLTKTALTIKFLAKRNIVLCTGTIMSELAERLLDVKICNFVPHHRNNLANEFSCYSNFDFDKMLK from the exons ATGTATGAAAGTGATGACGATGATTTACAATTATGCCCTACGACACTTGCTGCTTTGAATGAATTTCTTAAAGAGAAGGAAGAAAGAGAAAATCAACTGAAATGTAGTTTAGAGAATCCAAATTTAGATGTTTCTTTTGAGGAAGACTgg CAATTAAGTCAGTTCTGGTATGACGATGAGACAACAGACGCTCTTGTAAAAGGTGCTATAAACTCTACAGAGCCAAATGGAAAAATTGCTCTCATATCATGCCCTACACTTTACaataaacttaaaaagaattgtGGTGATAGACAAG TTACTCTTTTTGAGTATGATGTACGCTTTAAAGTATACGATTCTGACTTTGTTCCCTATGACTATAAGTTCCCTTTGAATATACCCAGAGAATCGTCAAATTCCTATGACTTGGTCATAGCTGATCCACCATTTCTctctgacgaatgtttaactaAAACTGCCCTTACGATAAAGTTTTTAGCCAAGAGGAATATTGTACTCTGTACAG GCACTATTATGAGCGAACTAGCAGAAAGGTTGTTAGATGTAAAGATTTGCAATTTTGTACCTCACCATCGGAATAATCTTGCAAATGAATTTTCTTGTTattcaaattttgattttgataAGATGTTAAAATAA
- the LOC143430476 gene encoding uncharacterized protein LOC143430476 — MIDGNISMEEDTELRDLVVQTLENNGVLAKVRAELRASVFLALEEQESVMNPEPLLNKTVKQYLANSEGKLLFSLVREFLEYFGLDYTISVYDPETYFGKEYNYVGRNKLCEELGIESNEPLLGEILKNSMNSAFNNTQKNETDSKLSKTDETTTNIANTTFEITIPKVLNNETASLSNDNDVSDKLESFSQQSPKVPIHVTITDKKNKETSVHVSTDDSNSEKQTDLLRNNTTLDYNEKNNGIDSEGNNSMNFDTLPTSPNGTSTVMNHTTKETEIDTPVQTNLLNKTEPLIKFDESIVTEMQTNQNEDISMQNNINSLELQIANNVQNKKPLNTGNSYGKTVYFEEIIVDGKRENINDICNTETFLQDLPSLNKKSHSILSDLPPLNGKKTNINDLKELMDIGLGTDGTDNYEEDFISSASGSAYDQSPSKDPEKPDSPIKLQTKKQDKIHSAHSEDISEEIEDIDDILSSTSCLEDINMEKNISNFAAGITANCAKEL, encoded by the exons atGATAGACGGAAACATTTCCATGGAGGAGGACACAGAATTACGGGATTTGGTGGTGCaaacacttgaaaataatggtGTTCTTGCAAAAGTGCGG GCAGAACTCAGGGCAAGTGTGTTCTTAGCATTAGAGGAACAAGAATCTGTAATG AATCCAGAACCACTTCTCAACAAAACCGTAAAGCAGTACCTGGCTAATTCAGAAGGAAAATTATTGTTTTCCTTGGTTAGGGAGTTCCTAGAATATTTTGGTCTTGACTATACAATATCTGTATATGATCCAGAAACCTACTTTGGAAAAGAATATAATTATGTTGGAAGAAATAAATTATGCGAGGAATTAGGTATCGAATCGAATGAGCCATTGCTTGGAGAGATTTTAAAAAATAGCATGAACAGTGCCTTTAATAACACACAAAAG AACGAAACCGACAGTAAACTTAGTAAAACTGATGAAACTACAACAAATATTGCTAATACAACGTTTGAAATTACCATTCCAAAAGTATTAAATAACGAAACTGCGTCGTTGTCAAATGATAATGATGTATCGGATAAATTAGAAAGTTTTTCACAACAAAGTCCAAAAGTTCCAATACATGTGACAATAACTGataaaaaaaacaaagaaaCATCTGTTCACGTTTCAACGGATGACTCGAATAGTGAAAAGCAAACCGATCTTCTCAGGAATAATACAACTTTGGATTACAATGAAAAGAACAATGGAATTGATAGCGAAGGGAACAATAGTATGAATTTTGATACACTCCCTACAAGTCCAAATGGCACAAGTACAGTGATGAATCATACAACAAAGGAGACTGAGATAGACACACCTGTCCAAACAAATTTACTAAATAAAACCGAGCCTTTAATTAAGTTTGACGAATCTATAGTTACTGAGATGCAAACAAATCAAAATGAAGATATAAGTatgcaaaataatataaatagttTGGAATTACAAATAGCAAATAATGTACAAAACAAAAAGCCACTTAATACCGGGAATAGTTACGGGAAAACTGtatactttgaagaaattatTGTTGATGGAAAAAGAGAGAATATTAATGATATATGTAATACCGAAACCTTTTTACAAGATTTACCATCTTTAAATAAAAAGTCACATTCTATACTTAGCGATCTTCCACCGCTAAATGGTAAAAAAACTAATATTAATGATTTAAAAGAACTGATGGATATCGGGCTTG GAACTGATGGAACAGATAACTACGAAGAGGATTTTATCTCATCCGCGTCTGGCAGTGCTTACGATCAAAGCCCTTCTAAGGATCCTGAAAAGCCGGATAGTCCGATAAAACTACAAACGAAAAAACAAGATAAAATTCACAGTGCTCATAGCGAGGATATAAGCGAAGAAATTGAAGATATAGATGATATACTAAGCAGTACATCGTGT CTTGAAGACATAAATATGGAAAAAAATATATCAAATTTTGCGGCGGGTATTACAGCAAATTGTGCAAAGGAATTATAA
- the Glnrs gene encoding glutaminyl-tRNA synthetase, whose amino-acid sequence MTMESEEDSKLFQSIGLSELKAKETLKNKQVSNNLKLAITEADKHGIITPEIGILLYHLASKIKNQIADKSPFLAKYIAEKKLDTIQRVDAGLSYLLNHIKEDVNVSDFEKECGVGVVVSPEEIECEVEKVISAHKTEIIEKRYHFNVGPLMQQVRNTLKWADGKAIKNEFDVQMLDLLGPKCDSDLAPQPKPGKQTKTKKPEKEKVQQKNVAVANEKTDVQTISELMKTKVHFHKPGENYKTEGYTVTPNTHKLLKEHLKITGGKVVTRFPPEPNGILHIGHAKAININFGYAAAHDGVCYLRYDDTNPEKEEEKFFTGIREMVEWLGYKPYKITHSSDYFQQLYEWAIVLIKKGLAYVCHQTSEEIKGFNPPPSPWRNRPVAESLQLFSDMKDGLLEEGEATLRMKVTLEEGKQDPVAYRIKYTPHHRTGDQWCIYPTYDFTHCLCDSIENITHSLCTKEFQSRRSSYYWLCNALDIYCPVQWEYGRLNVSYTVVSKRKIAKLIEEGIVSDWDDPRLFTLTALRRRGFPSEAINNFCAQMGVTGAQAIVHPAVLEACVRDVLNLTTSRHMAVLEPLKITISNFPHENPTKVTVCNFPNEPDKGQHDIVFDEIVYIEASDFKEKAEKDFRRLTLNQSVGLKYIGVVLTVQNIEKDDTGNIINVVVKQESISETKKPKAFIHWVSNPVLASIRLYERLFKHKNPEDPNEVPNGFLSDINPLSKKEIVGYIDASLANVAKPFDKFQFERIGFFSVDPDTTPGKLVFNRTVTLNEDAGKV is encoded by the exons atgACGATGGAATCAGAAGAGGACTCCAAGCTGTTTCAATCTATTGGTTTAAGCGAATTGAAGGCGAAAGAAACTTTAAAAAACAAACAAGTTTCCAATAATTTGAAACTTGCTATAACAGAG GCTGATAAGCACGGTATTATTACACCAGAAATTGGAATTTTGCTGTATCACTTAGCTTCAAAAATTAAGAATCAAATTGCGGATAAATCGCCGTTTCTCGCTAAATACATAGCTGAAAAGAAATTGGATACGATTCAAAGAGTAGACGCCGGTTTAAGCTACTTGCTTAATCATATAAAAGAAGATGTTAATGTATCTGATTTTGAGAAGGAATGTGGAGTGGGTGTTGTTGTATCACCAGAGGAAATAGAATGCGAAGTAGAAAAAGTAATAAGTGCACATAAAACAGAAATAATAGAAAAAAG ATATCACTTTAATGTAGGGCCGTTGATGCAACAAGTACGCAACACTCTAAAGTGGGCAGATGGGAAAGCAATAAAAAATGAATTTGATGTTCAGATGCTTGACTTATTGGGTCCAAAATGCGATTCAGATCTTGCACCACAACCTAAACCAGGAAAACAAACAAAAACAAAGAAaccagagaaagagaaag TACAACAGAAAAATGTGGCAGTAGCAAATGAGAAAACAGATGTTCAAACGATAAGCGAGTTAATGAAAACCAAAGTTCACTTCCATAAGCCAGGAGAAAATTACAAAACTGAAGGATATACAGTAACGCCAAATACTCATAAATTACTTAAAGAGCATTTAAAAATAACAGGTGGCAAAGTGGTAACTAGGTTTCCACCAGAACCTAATGGAATTTTACACATTGGTCATGCAAAGGCaattaatatcaattttgg TTATGCTGCAGCTCATGATGGGGTATGTTATTTACGTTATGACGATACAAATcccgagaaagaagaagaaaaattttTTACCGGTATACGCGAAATGGTGGAATGGCTCGGTTATAAACCTTATAAAATTACTCATTCTTCAGATTACTTTCAACAGTTATATGAGTGGGCCATTGTGCTTATAAAAAAGGGTTTAGCGTACGTCTGCCATCAGACTAGTGAAGAAATAAAAGGTTTCAATCCACCTCCGAGTCCGTGGCGGAACAGACCCGTTGCAGAAAGTTTACAATTATTCAGT GATATGAAAGACGGATTACTAGAAGAAGGTGAAGCTACATTACGAATGAAAGTAACATTAGAGGAGGGGAAACAAGATCCGGTTGCATACAGAATAAAGTACACTCCACATCATAGAACAGGGGATCAATGGTGTATTTATCCAACTTATGATTTTACGCATTGCTTATGCGATAGTATAGAAAACATTACCCATTCCCTTTGCACCAAAGAATTTCAATCAAGAAGATCGTCGTATTATTGGCTTTGTAATGCCTTAGATATTTATTGTCCTGTACAGTGGGAGTATGGTAGATTAAATGTAAGCTATACGGTTGTTTCTAAGAGAAAGATTGCTAAACTGATTGAGGAAGGCATTGTATCTGATTGGGATGATCCCAG ATTATTTACATTAACAGCTCTTCGTAGACGAGGTTTTCCATCTGAAGCCATAAATAATTTTTGTGCGCAAATGGGTGTAACAGGCGCTCAAGCGATTGTTCACCCAGCTGTTTTAGAGGCATGCGTTAGAGATGTTTTAAATTTAACTACAAGTCGACATATGGCAGTTTTAGAGCCGCTAAAAATAACCATTAGTAATTTTCCTCATGAAAATCCTACAAAAGTAACAGTATGTAACTTTCCTAATGAACCAGACAAAGGGCAACACGATATTGTCTTCGATGAAATTGTGTATATCGAAGCATCCGATTTTAAGGAG AAAGCAGAAAAAGATTTTAGACGTTTGACGCTAAATCAATCTGTTGGTTTAAAATACATAGGAGTAGTATTGACAGTCCAAAATATCGAAAAAGATGATACCGGTAATATCATAAATGTGGTTGTTAAACAAGAGTCTATTTCCGAAACCAAAAAACCTAAAGCTTTTATACACTGGGTATCCAATCCTGTTTTGGCGTCCATTAGATTATACGAACGTTT ATTTAAACATAAAAATCCTGAAGATCCCAACGAAGTACCGAATGGTTTCTTAAGTGATATTAATCCACTTAGTAAAAAAGAAATTGTCGGATATATCGATGCGAGTTTGGCAAATGTAGCGAAACCTTTTGATAAATTTCAATTCGAACGTATCGGCTTTTTCTCAGTAGATCCGGATACTACACCAGGAAAA CTCGTCTTTAATAGAACGGTAACATTAAATGAGGATGCAGGAAAAGTGTAA
- the LOC143430494 gene encoding uncharacterized protein LOC143430494: MRGINNLSVRNKKCDSSVTEDLSIETNTMELKEFDNNMHCYRCKHFSNVPRNLSDTCENISDWTEECMADLNFVQAIVWLKSAIMSMRDISVEQFHLAFHKQWQNMLTTGDNFSSCSGSPISEVHETDLKSITQLSNIQKDGMNFRNSSSDYTDTSSIKILVDVSRKKNDYKSREEKPKENEILVEENNSPFNVTSYKTIERSFSVESFEQENITSKNRIILDSCGENSYSSESDMFRDSQESREVNDSVKIEENHNALENRNLIIERTSTEFLWTYQDSENLKETKDVASISSDDTNFSCITLFSKDRSSYKQYYDQLSRQLILESNKQTLARKACDSNSNSKDPIVPNQINATKFLQEDSAYDTYQLHAERNSMSNCTQQEEDVMFLSQKIDNITPYRKDEYLSDTCDLEMLSRDDTEFFDMLENNLYSGNIRQYLSSSQQKNYSSIQSQGCEHFTEDDEYTASEIKKRKLNFVHESTNEDEEKISSKWLKFTFDALNADEIVFQSVKMILSVLQNEKIAKQYMRIRCWKDTLEEQAIDAVLNFCDVFEATNKTNACTQEIVRVVKSLLNKSIKTTEMNKVTILTHQISIILQLCTSMQVCVEIINYLTEELKSYENILIAVTDDKMASVHNIHNQLHIMFFALTSCLQKYRLVFPNKETNLYEEKSIPPVVDLWKKRINCESEILKDNIKIREQRWLKIFVDFTAIAAKDFVQFAKKSRNLVNLLERK; encoded by the exons ATGCGAGGCATAAATAATTTATCGGTAAGAAACAAAAAGTGTGATTCGTCTGTTACCGAAGATCTTTCGATAGAGACGAACACGATGGAATTAAAGGAATTTGATAACAATATGCACTGTTATCGTTGCAAACATTTCTCAAATGTACCGCGAAATCTCTCTGACACTTGTGAAAATATATCAGATTGGACGGAAGAATGTATGgctgatttaaatttcgtacaagCTATAGTTTGGTTAAAGTCAGCTATAATGTCCATGAGAGACATCTCCGTAGAACAATTTCATTTGGCATTTCACAAACAATGGCAAAATATGTTGACTACAG GAGACAATTTTAGCTCTTGTAGTGGTAGTCCAATTTCCGAAGTTCACGAAACTGATTTGAAATCGATTACTCAATTAAGCAACATCCAGAAAGATGGTATGAATTTCAGAAACAGTTCAAGTGACTACACCGACACCAGTAGTATTAAGATATTAGTCGATGTATCGCGTAAGAAAAATGATTACAAGTCGAGGGAAGAGAAACCGAAGGAAAATGAAATTCTTGTTGAAGAAAATAACAGTCCTTTCAACGTTACTTCTTACAAAACCATTGAAAGATCCTTTAGCGTGGAATCTTTTGAACAAGAAAATATAACATCGAAGAATCGGATTATTTTGGATTCGTGTGGAGAGAATAGCTACAGTTCAGAATCGGATATGTTTAGAGATTCTCAAGAGAGTCGTGAAGTCAATGACTCAgtaaaaattgaagaaaatcatAACGCACTTGAGAATAGAAATCTTATCATTGAAAGAACATCAACAGAGTTTTTATGGACTTATCAGGATAGCGAAAATTTAAAGGAAACCAAAGACGTTGCATCGATTTCTTCAGATGATACTAATTTTTCgtgtattactttattcagtaAAGATCGTTCATCGTACAAACAATATTACGATCAATTAAGCAGGCAATTAATCTTAGAATCGAACAAACAGACATTAGCACGGAAAGCTTGTGATTCAAATTCTAATAGCAAAGATCCTATCGTTCCGAATCAGATTAACGCTACCAAGTTTCTTCAAGAAGATAGCGCTTATGATACTTATCAATTGCACGCAGAACGTAACTCAATGTCAAATTGCACTCAGCAAGAAGAGGATGTAATGTTTTTGAGCCAAAAAATCGATAACATTACGCCCTATCGGAAAGATGAGTATTTAAGTGACACGTGCGACTTGGAAATGCTTTCCAGAGACGATACAGAATTTTTTGATATGCTCGAGAATAATTTGTATTCCGGTAACATTCGACAATATTTATCTTCTTCGCAACAGAAGAATTATAGTAGTATCCAGTCACAAGGATGCGAACATTTCACTGAAGATGATGAATATACAGCAAgtgaaattaaaaaaagaaaattgaacTTTGTTCATGAATCAACCAACGAGGATGAAGAAAAGATTTCGTCGAAATGGTTAAAGTTTACGTTTGATGCTTTAAACGCGGACGAAATTGTTTTTCAGTCTGTAAAAATGATACTTTCCGTTCTCCAAAACGAGAAGATAGCGAAACAATATATGAGAATAAGGTGTTGGAAGGATACCTTAGAGGAACAGGCTATAGACGCGGTATTAAATTTTTGCGATGTCTTCGAAGCCACCAATAAAACTAATGCGTGCACGCAAGAAATTGTTCGGGTAGTGAAGAGCCTTTTGAATAAGAGTATAAAAACTACTGAAATGAATAAG GTTACAATATTGACCCATCAAATCTCTATTATTTTACAACTTTGTACTTCTATGCAAGTTTGTGTCgaaataataaattatttaacgGAAGAACTAAAATCTTATGAGAATATCTTAATTGCCGTAACGGATGATAAAATGGCAAGTGTGCATAATATACACAATCAGTTACACATTATGTTTTTCGCATTAACTTCTTGCTTACAAAAATATCGATTGGTTTTCCCGAACAAAGAAACCAATTTATACGAAGAGAAAAGTATACCGCCTGTCGTTGATTTATGGAAGAAACGAATCAATTGTGAAAGTGAAATACTAAAGGATAATATCAAAATAAGAGAACAACGTTGGTTAAAGATTTTTGTCGACTTTACAGCGATCGCTGCAAAGGATTTTGTTCAGTTTGCTAAAAAATCGCGAAACTTAGTCAATTTACTCGAACGCAAATAG